The DNA region cagattttcttcttcaATAACTTTTACATTTGGGCAGTCAaatactggggagaaaaaaaaagtttttctttttttttataatacacatgcatgtgcatgtgcacaaaTGCATACAGTCCTTTAACAATCAGTATTCTTTAAAATGTGAAGTATCAGAGGCATTTTGCAAATGCATGGTTGAGCCCCGGGTAAATGATAAAGGGGTCAAGATTTTTGTTGGGATTTTTTGTTCCCCCCACAGTATAACTAAGAAAAAATTAGACTGAAACAAAAAACATACTGGCACTTTAATACTGGTTGACCGGGCACTTGTATGCAGTACTTATAGACCAGTAAAAGTGCTCGTTTACCTGTCTGGTGTGTAAGGGGCCCTTTGTCTTGAAGCCTCCTTGGGAACTGCACTCTGAGGCACTGAAGTGATCTGAACTAGTGGAAGAGCGTTTGGAAAGGGTGTCACAACCACCAACAAAGGTGTTGTCCAACGGGAGTTCCTGAATCACATGGTGCTTTTTCACTGAAACTGGAGTGTCAGGTTTGAGATGAAAAGCAGACTGTGGAGAGGCAGATTTGTAATGCTTGGCAAGATCAGGACTGTTAGGCTTAAAGGTTGTTGGTGGTGCTGTGCCCCAGTCAAATCTTCCTATACTTTGCTCCTCCAGCTCCGCTGGAAGGCTTATTGTCCCATTGATAGGTTCATGAACTGCATCATCAGGTTTGGACTCCTCAATGGTCACAAAGTTCAAAAGAGAACTCTTCGgagatttccttttcttccttttctttttcttgttttgcttgttCTCCTGATTGGGAGACATCCACTCAGCACCCTGCTTGCTCCTTTGGGCTGCTTTGAATCTGGATGCATGTCGACAGCGCACGAGAACTGTGACAAATATCACCACTATGACAACCATAGCACCTGCCACAATAGCAATCATGATCGTGAGATAGTCCTCATTTTGGTAGGGCTGGCTACTGTCCCCTATGTTCCGGTCCAAAGGTGTTTCCATAGTCCTGCGTATCAAGTCATAAATATAAGAGGCATTTCCAGCAGTATCATTTACATACAAAAATACAAGCACAAGAGTATGCAAGGATTTGGGATAACCCAAATCACTTATGTTGACCACTAAACGATGCAGCCCCACATCATTAGGAGTTGGTTTTTCTTCCAGAGTGATATTACCTGTCACTGGGTCAATACGAAACAAACCTTTGTTATTTCCACTTACAATCGTATACTTAAGTTCAGCATTCATTCCAGTGTCTATATCCACAGCAAATACTTCTGCTACTACTGATCCTGGAATTGCTGAAAGCGGCACTAGCTTAAAAGAAGTATTGGAAGGTGGGTAGAtgacaacggggctgttatcatTAACATCCATGACATTTATGGTTACTTTTGCTGTAGAAGAGCGAGGTGGTTGTCCTCCATCAATTGCCTTAACATCAAAGGTGTAGGAGCTCTGCTGTTCTCGATCAAAAGAAACATTGGACTTTATAACTCCAGAGAAAGGATCCAGCACAAAGTTTTCATTGTCATTCAGGATGGAAAGGGTCACCGCTTTATTTTCCCCAGCATCTGCATCAGTCACCGTTATCACCCCCACAGTGCTATACTTTGGTAAGTTCTCCGATACGAAAAATTGAAAGTGATTATGAGTAAATTTGGGACTGTTGTCATTTTCATCCAGGACAGTAACAATTACAGCTGCTTGACTCTGCAAAGGAGGGGTGCCATTGTCTCTGGCTGTAACAGTGAAAATGAAACGTTCTTGTTCTTCTCTGTCAAAAACTCTGGAGGCTGTCAAAACTCCTGTCTTTCGATCCAGATCGAAAAAGGAGGCATTAGGGCCAAGCTGATAAACAAtgtctgcatttttcccactgtCTTCATCTGTGGCACTAATAGTTGTTAAGTATAGACCACGACGGTTGTTTTCAGAAACTGACAGCTCAATTACAGGCTGGCTGAAAATCGGAGGGTTGTCATTTTCATCCTCCAGTTTAACTCTTACCAGGGCAGTCTGGTTCAAACTGGGCTTGCCAGAATCAGAAGCAACAATTTTAAAGCTGAATTCTTTGGTGCCCTCATAGTCCAACAAGGAAGAGGTCTCTAACAAATACTGGTTGTCATAAACTGCCTTCAAGTGAAAGGGGACCTCTCTCTCAATGAAACAGATCACTTTGCCATTCACATCAGTGTCCTTATCTGAAACTGTAATTAGGGCAATCTTTGTATTGACAGGATCTTTCTCAGATAAGTACACTGTGCCATTGATGGGACTTATTATGTACCTGAGGTCTATGTTAGGAGGGTTATCATTTACATCAGTGACATTGATGGTAACAGTTGCTCGAGCTGGAGTAGAGCTACCATCACTAGCCAGCACTGTCACTTTGTGAATAGCAGTCTCTTCTCGATCTAAGGACCTCTGAACTGTAATCAGCCCCGTGGTGTTGTTTAAAGCAAAAAATCTTTTGGTTGCAGGGGCAACTTGGGCACCAAAAATATATCTGATTTCTGCATTGCTTCCTATATCTGCATCTGTAGCATGAAGTTGAATTACAGAAGTGCCTACAGGGGCATTCTCTGGTATATGAACCTCTACTTGACTCTCTTTAAAAACTGGCCTATTATCATTGACATCACTTACTGTGACTTGCAGGATAGCTGTGCTGGATTTCTGGGGGGTACCTCCATCCTCCACTTTGATTTTCATCACATAGGTGTCCTTTTGCTCTCTATCCAAGTTCTGCTGCACAATCAG from Apteryx mantelli isolate bAptMan1 chromosome 1, bAptMan1.hap1, whole genome shotgun sequence includes:
- the PCDH9 gene encoding protocadherin-9, whose translation is MDLRDFYLLAALIACLRLDSAIAQELIYTIREELPENVPIGNIPKDLNISHINAATGTSASLVYRLVSKAGDAPLVKVSSTTGEIFTTSNRIDREKLCAGASYAEENECFFELEVVILPNDFFRLIKIKIIVKDTNDNAPMFPSPVINISIPENTLINSRFPIPSATDPDTGFNGVQHYELLNGQSVFGLDIVETPEGEKWPQLIVQQNLDREQKDTYVMKIKVEDGGTPQKSSTAILQVTVSDVNDNRPVFKESQVEVHIPENAPVGTSVIQLHATDADIGSNAEIRYIFGAQVAPATKRFFALNNTTGLITVQRSLDREETAIHKVTVLASDGSSTPARATVTINVTDVNDNPPNIDLRYIISPINGTVYLSEKDPVNTKIALITVSDKDTDVNGKVICFIEREVPFHLKAVYDNQYLLETSSLLDYEGTKEFSFKIVASDSGKPSLNQTALVRVKLEDENDNPPIFSQPVIELSVSENNRRGLYLTTISATDEDSGKNADIVYQLGPNASFFDLDRKTGVLTASRVFDREEQERFIFTVTARDNGTPPLQSQAAVIVTVLDENDNSPKFTHNHFQFFVSENLPKYSTVGVITVTDADAGENKAVTLSILNDNENFVLDPFSGVIKSNVSFDREQQSSYTFDVKAIDGGQPPRSSTAKVTINVMDVNDNSPVVIYPPSNTSFKLVPLSAIPGSVVAEVFAVDIDTGMNAELKYTIVSGNNKGLFRIDPVTGNITLEEKPTPNDVGLHRLVVNISDLGYPKSLHTLVLVFLYVNDTAGNASYIYDLIRRTMETPLDRNIGDSSQPYQNEDYLTIMIAIVAGAMVVIVVIFVTVLVRCRHASRFKAAQRSKQGAEWMSPNQENKQNKKKKRKKRKSPKSSLLNFVTIEESKPDDAVHEPINGTISLPAELEEQSIGRFDWGTAPPTTFKPNSPDLAKHYKSASPQSAFHLKPDTPVSVKKHHVIQELPLDNTFVGGCDTLSKRSSTSSDHFSASECSSQGGFKTKGPLHTRQPQDEFYDQASPDKRTEADGNSDPNSDGPLGPRGLAEATEMCTQECLVLGHSDNCWMPPSLGPYQQPKSPLSTFAPQKEWVKKDKLVNGHTLTRTWKEDSNRNQFSDRKQYGSSEGHFNTGNHMTDIPLANLKSYKQASGSVESPKEHQL